From Punica granatum isolate Tunisia-2019 chromosome 1, ASM765513v2, whole genome shotgun sequence:
CTCACAGCCACAGGACTAGTAATGGTCTCAGAGCACAGCCCTGCTGATGACTACTACTCCCACTACTCTTTCCTGGACCCACCACCACCTTACACCTGCACAGTCCCTGAAGTGGAGGGCAGTACTGATCCAACCCCTCCTCCATACCCCTTTGGGGACCCTACAGGATGCACTCCCCCATCACTGGTGGAGGACCACCCGGATGCACTCCTCAGCAGCTgcagcaacaacaacaacaacaacaacaatggCATTGGCTGCTGCAAAGTTGAGGACATGGAGCAACTGGTGGACAACCACAGTGCTGGTAGCTTCAGCATGGGCTGCTGTGCTGGAGATCAGGTTAGCAGTAAGAGCAGCACTCCTGTTAGGCCCAAGAGGTTGGAGGGTCAGCCCTCCAAGAACCTCATGGCCGAGCGGCGGAGGAGGAAGCGCCTCAACGACAGGCTCTCCATGCTCAGATCCATCGTCCCAAAGATCAGCAAGGTCTGCGACGTATTCCCCATTAACAAATTCACTTTCCTTGGCATTTGTTATATTTGACCAAATTTCACTGGAGAGGAAATTCATTTCCCGCATATGTTGATCTGCGTAATTCACTTGCGGAAGCAAGGGAGAACCCAGATTCGGGCGGAGGCATATCGAATAGCCATCCCTTGGTTCTGCTGAtgacatatgtatatatgttggaaaaccgagaagggttttcATTTTCCCCTCATGGTAGGAAAATGTTCATGAgtgaaaaaatgaagaaacatGGGTAACATTTTGCATTCAGGTCCTACACTTAAACAAGACTTTTTGCATAGTCCGACTCGTCTTGTAAAGTTCAACAGACACCATCTTCTCTATTTCTCACGATCTTTTTccacaagaaaaaaaagggggaaattATATAAACTTTATTTTCTTCGACATAGGCAAGTAATTTACTACTGCGTTATGAAAATCTTTGTTGTCGGGGCTTCTGTCAGCTCTTTGTTGATTTGGTAACAGTTCACATATTATCATTCTCAACCTATTTAACCAATATGTCTGAGAATTATTAAAGCCCCCGTATTTCTTGTGACTCGATACTCAAAACATATAAGTTATCTGACGTGATTGACCACGGACACATGATGATGAGCAGATGGACAGAACATCCATACTTGGAGACACAATAGATTACATGAAGGAGCTGCTGGAGAGAATCAACAAACTGCAGGATGAGGACATGGAAGTGGGGACAAGCCCTCTCAGCCTCATGGGCTTCTCCAGAGAGTTAAAGCCCAATGAAGTCCTTGTTAGAAACTCCCCCAAGGTATGTATGTACTCAAAGGAACCAACATTTTCGGCTTCATTTAATTTCCGGAAATCCTTCCTTTTCTTGTTGAATTTCTGAGACTAAACTCGCGGGTGCATAGCTTTTCCACTAATCTGTTTTTATGCAATAGTCGAAAGGCACGAACATATGCTCCAAAATGTATGcatgtattttcttttccattaggaaaagaaagaatgcATAATGGAATGAGGAAGGAGCCAATCACACCCATCTTACTTGCCAAAGTTCTGATAAATTCATATACAAATTCTCGCCATTTCTCAAACTTATGTagttaattattcattatcaTACGTAAGGACTGCTTGTTTTTCATATGAGCAATCTTTCCCGTCAacaggaaaaggaaaattgaaaACTGGAAAACTTTGAGCAAAATCAAGTGCAAAGTATTGAATATTCATGAGCTTATACAGACATGAGTCATgttcacttaaaagctcagACTTTTACTTTCCAAGTCTTATATAAACTCAtagttattttttcattttttctatgTGAGATTTTATAATTCCCAACATAACGAATCGAAGAACTTTTGAATGATTCTAATTTTGCAGTTCGATGTGGAAAAGAGGGACTTGGGCACCAGGATTGATATATGTTGTGCTACGAAGCCGGGGCTTCTCCTATCAACTGTAAACACCTTGGAACTACTCGGCCTTGAGATTCAACAATGTGTTATCAGCTGCTTCAATGATTTCTCAATGCAGGCTTCCTGTTCCGAGGTACGTgatacatttttttcttgcCCTGGGCACCTTCATGTTTCCAGAAGAATTGTTCTCAATAACCAAATGCAGACTTTCCTGTTGCATTATTATTGGGGAAATTCTTACCTATAGCCTCGGGTCTAAAGAGATTCTTTTTCATTTGTAACGGTAAGAATTTTCGGGCATCaataatatagaaattaaCGTGAGACCTATAACAGTAAACTAATTTGATTTACTTGGTGTAAAAGTGTTTTTTCTAAACTGGATCTAGGCAAAAGTGTGTATATGTATTTTCTATCGTATGCCCGTGCTAAAGGATGGTCAGGATATTTTCGTCCAAGACAGATGCGACTAGTTATGCAAAATTCGAGTGATAAGTAGTATGAAGATCCTACTACCCGGTTGACACGATGAGTCAACTCTTGAATCGATATGATTTCTTAAATTCATCCAAAAATTTAAACGGGTGATAGTGATAATCAGCTTTAGTAGCctgtttcttcttctattattgtttttctgtttttctttggtagactgaaaatttaagaaaatgtgaCAGGTGACAGAGAGAACAGTGATCAGTCCTGAAGACATAAAGCAAGCACTGTTCAGGAATGCTGGTTATGGTGGAAGATGCCTGTAGTAGTCGCTAGTAGTACTGCTTCTAGGAACATGGAGAATATATAATTTggcaaataattaattcatttcGAGTGCCGATCTTGTAACTCTCATTAAATAATTTGTTCATGATCATTCATTATCTGCCATCCATTAATTCGAGACTGTCTTCTTCTTGCTCCAATtgggatatatatattgttgtaTTCCAAGAGGGACACTTTTTTCGGTTTTCGGGTCTAAAATCGGAAGACGCGGTTAATAAACAAATGAAGGAATCATTCTCTTGcaatatttaatgaatatTAAGAATGTTTTTGGAATGTTATGTGCAGATTTTTTATGGTAATTAAAACTTCTTTCCAAACCAACACAGTCCTGATGAATTAACAAATAATGTGTTCATGTCCTATTGCTGCATCAGACCAGACAGCTGCACTCCCAATAATTGCGAAATTTTGACAATATGTGTACTTGCGTACATAAGCGGAATTCGAGTGAGGAGATATCGAGAACACCGATAAGATCAATACATCAAGGTAACAAAATTGTCATCTGCTAGGGCTATCACTGGGGGTCCTTGGATGGATGTAATGGTATTTCGACCTTCTTTTTACTCGAATTGTTGAGCATACAACGTTCCAGCTTGGTCCTAGAACCATTTTTCCGAAGAATATTTGGTGGGGACTGTTGCTCATACCGCATAGTCCGTATTTACCAAGATCCATAACAGACCCTGCAGAGTTTGAGGAATCTAGGTTACATTCAGAAAGTTAGATGAGTAGCATTTGCCTGCTGGGACTGTCCCGTGAAACCGTACTTTGAGGTCCCTGTCTTGCTTCTTTTTAAATGTCATGCAgtatataaaatatgcaatGAACCAGATCTATTCAGAATAATAGTCTCTAAtcagtacatatatatatatatatatatatatatatatatatattataggtCTTGTGCCACATTAtttaccccaaaaaaagaatcatGGATTGAACACGCTAATACTAGCTTGTTGATCAGATGAGATATCTAAATGAATATCAGGATGTAAGAGACTCTGTAAGCAATAACATAGACCATTTATTCTCGGACTAGCTGCCGGCATATATACCAATCTGCAGAAGTGATCATCAGTACACATGTTAACCAATATCGCATTAACTGGCAGGAGATTGTCATCCAAATCCTCGGAGCCAAACTGTTCACATCCTGGTGATCTTTCCATTTGCAGCTCATAATACCGAAGGTCCAGTGATGGAACCATTTCATATCCACAAATATGACTTTAATCACTAGTCACTAGTTGGAGTCAATTCCTTGAGACTCGAAGACAAACTGAAGAAGGAAGTCCAGCTCAAGTTGAATTTCACCTCGACACCTGACAAGCTGTGGAGCAGCAGATTTTGTTTGTTCGCCgcccatgaggagaaaagAGATGTCCCCAACCTTGCGCCTTTAAATAAAAGTGATCCATGATTGATGCGAGAAGCATCAATTTACAATACATGTCATGGAAAATTCTCGAATCAGAGATGGATCGCGAAGCATTGATCTTTTCAAGATGCCCATGAATGTGACTAGACAATTAGTTCTCAATCGAAAATCAGAATTCGTTGTGTATATCCTCAGACATTCTCACCTCCTTGATAACGCGCTTGTCCTCAAtagttttccttttattatatCACTTTGAGGAAGATTACTCGTAGTTGATCCAATGGTTGATCTGGAAAGAGTATGAATGGAAGGAAAATATTCTACGTCTATCCATCTAACAAAAATATGACGGTAAAGGAATGCTCGTGTTTTTCAACAGAAATGCAGCACTGTTTCCTCCATTCTGCAGCAGATTAAA
This genomic window contains:
- the LOC116193221 gene encoding transcription factor bHLH93-like; its protein translation is MELSQNVFLEELLLAPARSNSDWAAAAACFSHEGGGGGVNYEQQFLPHHHQWWNSFDPFEEDPSASSSLTARPPDQNPLTATGLVMVSEHSPADDYYSHYSFLDPPPPYTCTVPEVEGSTDPTPPPYPFGDPTGCTPPSLVEDHPDALLSSCSNNNNNNNNGIGCCKVEDMEQLVDNHSAGSFSMGCCAGDQVSSKSSTPVRPKRLEGQPSKNLMAERRRRKRLNDRLSMLRSIVPKISKMDRTSILGDTIDYMKELLERINKLQDEDMEVGTSPLSLMGFSRELKPNEVLVRNSPKFDVEKRDLGTRIDICCATKPGLLLSTVNTLELLGLEIQQCVISCFNDFSMQASCSEVTERTVISPEDIKQALFRNAGYGGRCL